A DNA window from Ostrea edulis chromosome 5, xbOstEdul1.1, whole genome shotgun sequence contains the following coding sequences:
- the LOC130054728 gene encoding phospholipid phosphatase 1-like, which translates to MAIMSRTGVVQVITDVIVFIAVVTFALLFSFNKLTVIQPYMRGFFCDDQNLMYPYREESISTIMATILSTVPPTVIIIFTEAMLLKKYSQKRKTFMKNCYSMIGGLCMGLSMCVLFIEIVKMFVGRLRPHFFAVCQPNFTATNCSRTFVTSYTCQGKHLESVLDAKKSFPSGHSGAAWYSMTYLIIYIQIRVRRHWPMLRVACPMLQLVAICLAAYISISRLQDYKHHSGDVIGGGIIGTIFSVIVMYQNSKIRQGFRQHYDEANFSETMDTIICKELQQANHISTEKTESNGQAGYWREAP; encoded by the exons ATGGCGATTATGTCCAGGACAGGTGTTGTCCAGGTGATTACTGACGTCATCGTCTTTATAGCAG TGGTGACATTTGCTTTGCTGTTTTCCTTCAACAAATTGACAGTCATACAGCCCTACATGCGGGGTTTTTTCTGTGATGACCAGAACCTGATGTATCCATACAGAGAGGAATCAATCTCCACTATCATGGCCACCATTTTGTCGACAGTGCCCCCTACCGTCATA ATAATATTTACAGAGGCAATGCTTCTTAAAAAGTATTCCCAGAAAAGGAAGACATTTATGAAAAACTGTTATAGTATGATCGGAGGCTTGTGCATGGGGCTTTCAAtgtgtgtactatttattgagATTGTTAAGATGTTCGTTGGCCGTCTGAGACCTCATTTCTTTGCTGTGTGTCAACCGAACTTCACTGCTACTAACTGTTCAAGGACATTTGTTACAAGCTATACATGTCAAGGAAAACATCTGGAAAGTGTGCTAGATGCAAA GAAGTCCTTTCCATCCGGACACAGCGGTGCTGCGTGGTATAGCATGACGTACTTGATA ATATACATACAGATTCGAGTTCGTCGGCACTGGCCAATGCTTCGTGTGGCCTGCCCAATGCTGCAGTTGGTAGCCATTTGTCTGGCCGCTTACATCAGTATCAGTCGTCTCCAAGACTACAAACACCACAGCGGTGACGTCATTGGCGGCGGTATCATTGGCACAATTTTCAGTGTCATTGTT ATGTATCAAAATTCTAAGATCAGACAGGGTTTTCGTCAACACTACGATGAAGCAAACTTCAGTGAAACTATGGACACAATAATCTGTAAGGAGCTTCAACAGGCCAATCACATATCCACAGAAAAGACGGAGTCTAATGGCCAAGCAGGGTATTGGAGGGAAGCACCATGA